The following proteins are encoded in a genomic region of Nitrososphaerota archaeon:
- the panB gene encoding 3-methyl-2-oxobutanoate hydroxymethyltransferase, whose product MVNSKVTVSEILKMKREKRRITCITSYDYTTANLAEKAGIDLILVGDSAGMVVFGYNTTTPVTMDEMILITKAVTRGNKRSLIVGDMPFMSYQASDEDAVRNAGRFIKEGGVDAVKIEGGLRMKSRVEALIRADIPVMGHIGLTPQTSPLWGTYRVQGRTEKDGETVLRDAKALEEAGAFATVLEMVTAEVSKMVTERLNIPTIGIGSGPYCDGQIIVLNDMLGLYEKFTPKFVKRYAELSKEIQKALENYKDDVVNGRFPGEEQTFHMKELDTKTAPQQQPTQKKQEQRS is encoded by the coding sequence ATGGTGAACAGTAAGGTCACGGTCTCGGAAATCCTAAAGATGAAGAGGGAGAAGCGGAGAATCACCTGCATAACCTCTTACGACTACACTACCGCCAACTTAGCTGAGAAGGCAGGAATAGACCTAATTCTTGTCGGAGACTCAGCAGGCATGGTTGTCTTCGGCTACAACACCACCACCCCGGTAACAATGGATGAAATGATTCTCATCACCAAAGCAGTGACGAGGGGGAACAAACGCTCCCTGATAGTAGGTGACATGCCCTTCATGTCCTACCAAGCGAGCGACGAAGACGCAGTTAGAAACGCTGGACGCTTCATCAAGGAAGGCGGTGTAGACGCAGTTAAGATTGAGGGGGGGCTGAGAATGAAGAGCAGGGTTGAAGCGCTCATCCGCGCAGACATACCTGTAATGGGACACATCGGGCTCACCCCGCAAACCTCACCCCTATGGGGCACCTACCGCGTGCAAGGAAGAACCGAGAAGGATGGAGAAACCGTTCTGAGAGACGCAAAGGCCCTCGAAGAAGCAGGCGCATTCGCAACAGTCCTAGAAATGGTAACCGCGGAAGTATCAAAGATGGTGACCGAGCGATTGAATATCCCGACAATCGGAATCGGCTCAGGTCCCTACTGCGACGGACAGATAATCGTCCTAAACGACATGCTCGGGCTCTACGAAAAGTTCACTCCAAAATTCGTTAAACGATATGCCGAGCTAAGCAAAGAAATACAGAAGGCCCTTGAAAACTACAAAGACGACGTTGTTAACGGCCGCTTCCCCGGAGAGGAACAAACCTTCCACATGAAGGAACTCGACACCAAAACAGCACCACAGCAGCAGCCCACACAAAAGAAACAGGAGCAGCGCTCCTGA
- a CDS encoding phosphopantothenate/pantothenate synthetase, producing the protein MEIPKSHPRAESLRIREALKKGFEEGLVVEQGLMAHGRGEAFDYLLGEKTTPIAIDAIKAAAATLLLAEKPVISVNGNVAALTPKEVVQLAYAAGAKIEVNLFYRTHQREKAIEKQLKAAGAREVLGVNPSATAELPGLESLRRKVDQNGIMVADVVLVPLEDGDRTEALRRLGKTVIAIDLNPFSRTAQTASVTIVDNLVRAMPLLMKEVSRLRGEKLDSLLRIVDRFDNRANLGKCISYIAERLMHISKSTGKVSDSSNGEQ; encoded by the coding sequence TTGGAGATACCTAAATCACATCCACGAGCAGAGTCACTTAGAATACGCGAAGCATTGAAAAAAGGGTTTGAAGAAGGTCTAGTAGTCGAACAGGGGCTTATGGCTCATGGGAGAGGAGAAGCCTTCGACTACCTGCTCGGCGAAAAAACTACCCCAATAGCTATTGATGCAATCAAGGCCGCCGCAGCCACCCTGCTGCTCGCAGAGAAACCGGTCATTTCGGTCAACGGCAACGTCGCAGCCCTAACCCCGAAGGAGGTTGTACAGTTGGCTTATGCGGCTGGAGCCAAGATCGAGGTGAACCTCTTCTACAGGACGCATCAGCGGGAGAAAGCGATTGAAAAGCAGCTTAAAGCAGCCGGTGCCCGCGAAGTACTCGGAGTGAATCCCTCGGCAACGGCTGAGCTACCGGGGTTGGAGAGCCTGCGCCGCAAAGTAGATCAAAATGGGATAATGGTGGCTGACGTGGTGCTGGTTCCGCTTGAAGACGGAGACCGAACAGAGGCCTTGAGAAGACTCGGCAAGACAGTTATCGCCATCGATTTGAACCCGTTCTCCCGAACCGCTCAAACCGCCTCTGTAACCATCGTAGATAATTTGGTGAGAGCTATGCCGCTTCTCATGAAAGAGGTTAGTAGGCTCCGTGGGGAAAAGCTTGATAGCCTCCTAAGGATTGTTGATCGATTTGACAACAGGGCTAATTTGGGAAAATGTATAAGTTACATTGCTGAGAGGCTCATGCATATTTCGAAATCGACAGGAAAAGTGAGTGATAGTAGCAATGGTGAACAGTAA